Proteins found in one Methylobacterium sp. CB376 genomic segment:
- a CDS encoding TlyA family RNA methyltransferase, whose product MADRGRTGREGVLASEERVRADRLLVEAGLFESRARAQAAIAAGLVRADGAPVRRASDLLSRAAVLGAEAPHPFVSRGGLKLEAALDAFGVDPAGLTCLDLGASTGGFTDVLLRRGAARVYAVDVGRGQLHPRIAADPRVVSHEATDARGLAPDLFAAPPALAVVDVSFISLRLVLPVLPALLAPAARLVALIKPQFEAGRERVGRGGLVRDAAVQAEVCAGIRDLVGALGFRVEGLIPSPIEGGDGNREFLIGARRSEDRA is encoded by the coding sequence GTGGCCGACAGGGGCCGGACCGGACGGGAGGGCGTTTTGGCAAGCGAGGAGCGGGTGCGGGCCGACCGCCTCCTGGTCGAGGCCGGGCTGTTCGAGAGCCGGGCCCGCGCCCAGGCGGCCATCGCGGCGGGGCTGGTGCGGGCGGACGGGGCGCCGGTGCGCCGCGCCTCGGACCTGCTCTCCCGCGCGGCGGTCCTGGGCGCCGAGGCGCCCCACCCCTTCGTGTCGCGGGGCGGGCTCAAGCTCGAGGCGGCGCTCGACGCGTTCGGCGTCGATCCGGCCGGCCTGACCTGCCTGGATCTCGGCGCCTCGACCGGCGGCTTCACGGACGTGCTGCTGCGGCGCGGCGCGGCGCGGGTCTACGCGGTCGATGTCGGGCGCGGCCAGCTCCATCCGCGGATCGCCGCCGACCCGCGCGTCGTCTCCCACGAGGCCACCGACGCCCGCGGCCTCGCGCCGGACCTGTTCGCCGCGCCGCCCGCCCTCGCGGTGGTCGACGTGAGCTTCATCTCCCTGCGCCTCGTCCTGCCGGTGCTGCCCGCCCTCCTCGCCCCGGCGGCGCGCCTCGTCGCGCTGATCAAGCCGCAATTCGAGGCCGGGCGCGAGCGGGTCGGGCGCGGCGGCCTCGTGCGCGACGCCGCCGTCCAAGCGGAGGTCTGCGCGGGCATCCGCGACCTCGTCGGCGCGCTCGGCTTCCGGGTCGAGGGCCTGATCCCCTCGCCGATCGAGGGCGGGGACGGCAACCGCGAGTTCCTGATCGGCGCGCGCCGGAGCGAGGACAGGGCATGA
- a CDS encoding superoxide dismutase family protein, whose amino-acid sequence MTRGILLAGTVALGAIGPAGAQQPQAPAVQVYEAPVVNNKGATIGKIQIRDGANALVLRLTIEPGGVSPGWHGIHFHAVANCSDTAKFELSKGHVNHESSKHGLLNPDGPDEGDLPNVFANADGSVNAEVSSETALTGEGGLKDADGSALVIHAGEDDHATQPIGNAGARLACAEIK is encoded by the coding sequence ATGACGAGAGGCATCCTGCTCGCCGGCACCGTCGCGCTCGGCGCGATCGGTCCGGCCGGGGCACAACAGCCCCAGGCGCCGGCGGTTCAGGTCTACGAGGCGCCGGTCGTGAACAACAAGGGCGCGACGATCGGGAAAATCCAGATTCGCGACGGCGCCAACGCGCTGGTCCTGCGGCTCACCATCGAGCCGGGCGGCGTGTCCCCGGGCTGGCACGGCATCCATTTCCATGCCGTGGCGAATTGCTCGGACACCGCCAAGTTCGAATTGTCCAAGGGTCACGTGAATCATGAATCCAGCAAGCACGGACTGCTCAACCCGGACGGCCCGGACGAGGGCGACCTGCCGAACGTCTTCGCCAACGCGGACGGCTCGGTGAACGCGGAGGTGTCGAGCGAGACCGCGCTGACCGGCGAGGGCGGCCTCAAGGACGCGGACGGCTCGGCCCTGGTGATCCACGCCGGCGAGGACGACCACGCGACCCAGCCGATCGGCAATGCGGGCGCCCGCCTCGCCTGCGCGGAGATCAAGTGA
- a CDS encoding type II secretion system F family protein yields MLQLLSYLIDPQFVGAVLAAVAAAATAFTLLQPFLEPNRLAQRMKSVGEERDRIRLRERDRLNQRGNLRQQPKAYMKRVVERFKLDNWLATEDAKNRLMMAGYRGPQAETAFLFFRLVMPLGFLVLAVFYLFVLQVLNQPFSIRLLIVIAATYGGVKAPEIFLKNQTDKRQAQIRKNWPDALDLLLICVESGMAIELAFRRVGVEMANQSIVLAEELALTTAELSYLTDRRVAYDNLAIRTGLDSVKAVCTALIQAERYGTPIGQALRVLAQESRDQRMNEAEKKAAALPPKLTVPMILFFLPVLFVVILTPAMVQVFAAK; encoded by the coding sequence ATGCTTCAGCTCCTCTCCTACCTGATCGACCCGCAATTCGTCGGCGCGGTGCTCGCCGCGGTGGCGGCGGCGGCGACGGCCTTCACGCTGCTGCAGCCCTTCCTGGAGCCGAACCGCCTCGCCCAGCGCATGAAGAGCGTGGGCGAGGAGCGCGACCGCATCCGCCTGCGCGAGCGCGACAGGCTCAACCAGCGCGGCAATCTCCGCCAGCAGCCCAAGGCCTACATGAAGCGCGTGGTCGAGCGCTTCAAGCTCGACAACTGGCTCGCCACGGAGGACGCCAAGAACAGGCTGATGATGGCCGGCTACCGCGGCCCGCAGGCCGAGACGGCCTTCCTGTTCTTCCGCCTCGTGATGCCGCTCGGCTTCCTGGTACTGGCGGTGTTCTACCTGTTCGTGCTGCAGGTGCTGAACCAGCCGTTCTCGATCCGGCTCCTGATCGTGATCGCGGCGACCTACGGGGGCGTCAAGGCCCCGGAGATCTTCCTCAAGAACCAGACCGACAAGCGGCAGGCGCAGATCCGCAAGAACTGGCCCGACGCCCTCGACCTGCTGCTGATCTGCGTGGAATCCGGCATGGCGATCGAGCTCGCCTTCCGGCGGGTCGGCGTCGAGATGGCCAACCAGTCCATCGTGCTGGCGGAGGAACTGGCGCTGACGACCGCGGAGCTGAGCTACCTCACCGACCGGCGCGTCGCCTACGACAACCTCGCGATCCGGACCGGCCTCGATTCCGTGAAGGCGGTCTGCACCGCCCTCATCCAGGCCGAGCGCTACGGCACCCCGATCGGCCAGGCCCTGCGGGTGCTCGCGCAGGAGAGCCGCGACCAGCGCATGAACGAGGCCGAGAAGAAGGCGGCCGCGCTGCCGCCCAAGCTCACCGTGCCGATGATCCTGTTCTTCCTGCCCGTGCTGTTCGTGGTGATCCTCACGCCTGCGATGGTGCAGGTCTTCGCCGCGAAGTAG
- a CDS encoding type II secretion system F family protein translates to MTSFDALIVAGLLAVTASCLAYAVVVPLLPSEARAAKRQQAIAGRRSPMERVQAVNRREQVAKSLKELEAKERKARPSLELRITQAGLSITKSQFYVASGVLAGVSLVMGLVMSGSPLTAIALAFAAGLGLPQWLLGYLRKRRIARFVLELPNAMDVIVRGIKSGLPVGDCLRIIAREAPEPVRTEFRALVESQAVGVSLSEAATKLFERMPVSEANFFAIVIGIQAGESGGNLSEALGNLSRVLRDRRRMADKVSAMSMEARASAAIIASLPFVVAVLCYFSSPDYISLLWTTQVGQIAITLSGLWMVVGVLVMKRMITFEI, encoded by the coding sequence GTGACGAGCTTCGACGCCCTGATCGTGGCCGGCCTCCTGGCGGTGACGGCCTCCTGCCTCGCCTACGCGGTCGTCGTCCCGCTTTTGCCCTCCGAGGCGCGGGCCGCCAAGCGCCAGCAGGCCATCGCGGGGCGCCGCTCGCCCATGGAGCGCGTCCAGGCGGTCAACCGCCGCGAGCAGGTCGCCAAGAGCCTCAAGGAGCTCGAGGCGAAGGAGAGGAAGGCCCGGCCGAGCCTGGAGCTTCGGATCACGCAGGCCGGCCTCAGCATCACCAAGAGCCAGTTCTACGTCGCGAGCGGCGTCCTGGCGGGTGTCTCCCTCGTGATGGGCTTGGTGATGAGCGGCAGCCCGCTGACGGCGATCGCCCTCGCCTTCGCGGCCGGGCTCGGGCTGCCGCAATGGCTCCTCGGCTACCTGCGCAAGCGGCGGATCGCGCGGTTCGTCCTCGAATTGCCGAACGCGATGGACGTGATCGTGCGCGGCATCAAGTCGGGCCTGCCGGTGGGCGATTGCCTGCGCATCATCGCCCGCGAGGCGCCCGAGCCGGTGCGCACCGAGTTCCGCGCCCTCGTCGAGTCGCAGGCCGTGGGCGTGTCCCTGAGCGAGGCCGCCACGAAGCTCTTCGAGCGCATGCCGGTCTCGGAGGCGAATTTCTTCGCCATCGTGATCGGCATCCAGGCAGGCGAGTCGGGCGGCAATCTCTCGGAGGCGCTCGGCAACCTGTCGCGCGTGCTGCGCGACCGGCGGCGCATGGCCGACAAGGTGAGCGCGATGAGCATGGAGGCCCGGGCCTCGGCGGCGATCATCGCCTCCCTGCCCTTCGTGGTCGCGGTCCTGTGCTACTTCTCGAGCCCCGACTACATCTCGCTCCTCTGGACGACGCAGGTCGGCCAGATCGCGATCACCCTCTCGGGCCTCTGGATGGTGGTCGGGGTGCTGGTGATGAAGCGCATGATCACTTTCGAGATCTGA
- a CDS encoding CpaF family protein: MFGRRPGATASRPAAAPVAPSPQAATAPVLNDSAAPRVETPRAAPIVVEAARSEDYYRTKSMIFGALIEAIDLAQLARLEADAAREEIRDIVTEIIALKSVVMSIAEQEDLLDDICNDVLGYGPLEPLLARDDIADVMVNGANRTYIEVAGKIQLTNVRFRDNQQLMNICQRIVSQVGRRVDEASPICDARLPDGSRVNVIAPPLAIDGPALTIRKFKKDKLTLDQLVRFGSISPEGAKILQIIGRVRCNVVVSGGTGSGKTTLLNCLTRYIDDDERIITCEDAAELQLQQPHVVRLETRPPNLEGQGQITMRDLIKNCLRMRPERIIVGEVRGPEAFDLLQAMNTGHDGSMGTLHANSPRECLSRIESMISMGGYSLPSKTIREMIAGSVDVIVQAARLRDGSRRITHITEVMGMEGEVIITQDLFVYDVVGEDQNGKLIGRHRSTGIGRPRFWDRARYYGEDRALAAALDAAEVRDTGGEA, translated from the coding sequence ATGTTCGGCAGGAGACCCGGAGCGACGGCGTCGAGGCCCGCGGCCGCGCCCGTCGCCCCTTCCCCCCAGGCGGCCACGGCGCCCGTCCTCAACGATTCCGCCGCGCCCCGGGTGGAGACGCCGCGGGCCGCGCCGATCGTGGTCGAGGCCGCCCGGTCCGAGGATTACTACCGCACGAAGAGCATGATCTTCGGCGCGCTGATCGAGGCGATCGACCTCGCCCAGCTCGCCCGGCTCGAGGCGGACGCCGCCCGCGAGGAGATCCGCGACATCGTCACGGAGATCATCGCGCTCAAGAGCGTGGTGATGTCGATCGCCGAGCAGGAGGACCTGCTCGACGACATCTGCAATGACGTGCTCGGCTACGGGCCCCTGGAGCCCCTGCTCGCCCGCGACGACATCGCGGACGTGATGGTGAACGGCGCGAACCGCACCTACATCGAGGTCGCCGGCAAGATCCAGCTGACGAACGTGCGCTTCCGCGACAACCAGCAGCTGATGAACATCTGCCAGCGCATCGTCAGCCAAGTCGGCCGCCGGGTCGACGAGGCCTCCCCGATCTGCGACGCGCGCCTGCCCGACGGGTCGCGCGTCAACGTGATCGCGCCGCCGCTGGCCATCGACGGCCCCGCCCTCACCATCCGCAAGTTCAAGAAGGACAAGCTCACCCTCGACCAGCTCGTCCGCTTCGGCTCCATCTCGCCCGAGGGCGCCAAGATCCTGCAGATCATCGGACGGGTGCGCTGCAACGTGGTGGTGTCGGGGGGCACCGGCTCGGGCAAGACGACCCTCCTCAACTGCCTGACGCGCTACATCGACGACGACGAGCGCATCATCACCTGCGAGGACGCGGCCGAATTGCAGCTGCAGCAGCCGCACGTGGTGCGCCTGGAGACCCGCCCGCCCAACCTGGAGGGCCAGGGCCAGATCACCATGCGCGACCTGATCAAGAACTGCCTGCGCATGCGGCCGGAGCGGATCATCGTCGGCGAGGTGCGCGGACCGGAGGCCTTCGACCTGCTGCAGGCGATGAATACCGGTCACGACGGCTCGATGGGCACGCTGCACGCCAACTCGCCGCGGGAGTGCCTGTCGCGCATCGAGTCGATGATCTCGATGGGCGGCTACTCCCTGCCGTCGAAGACGATCCGCGAGATGATCGCGGGCTCGGTCGACGTCATCGTCCAGGCGGCGCGCCTGCGCGACGGGTCGCGGCGCATCACCCACATCACCGAGGTGATGGGGATGGAGGGCGAGGTCATCATCACCCAGGACCTGTTCGTTTACGACGTCGTCGGCGAGGACCAGAACGGCAAGCTGATCGGCCGCCACCGCTCGACCGGGATCGGTCGCCCGCGCTTCTGGGACCGCGCACGCTACTACGGCGAGGACCGCGCGCTCGCCGCCGCCCTCGACGCCGCCGAGGTCCGCGACACCGGGGGCGAGGCGTGA
- a CDS encoding AAA family ATPase encodes MSDRTDTADRVIAPVPRITIQAFCDTPEVAEVIEAAAEDRRMHKAHLKVQMGGAAAAVEAFRSAPTPNVLVIEMHGPRANPLAQLDTLAEVCDPGTKVVVVGHVNDVLLYREFIRRGVSDYLIAPIDPVGVIAAISDLFTEPGAEPLGRTVAVVGAKGGVGASTLAHNLGWSIARDYATSTVIADLDVAFGTAGLNFNQDPPQGVAEAVFAPERIDANFVDRLLSKCTDNLSLLAAPATLDRTNDFGEGAFDGLVDILRGMVPCIVLDVPHVWTAWSRKMVIGADEILIVAAPELASLRNARNLVDLLRQARPNDRPPRLVLNQVGMPKRPEIAAAEFAKALDVTAAAVVPFDPALFGAAANNGQMLAEVQAGSKVIDIVTALAGTVTGRAEAKKSRPTLLDPILSALARRKAS; translated from the coding sequence ATGTCTGACAGGACCGACACGGCCGACCGGGTGATCGCGCCAGTTCCGCGCATCACGATCCAGGCCTTCTGCGACACGCCCGAGGTGGCGGAGGTGATCGAGGCCGCGGCGGAGGACCGCCGCATGCACAAGGCCCACCTGAAGGTGCAGATGGGCGGCGCCGCGGCGGCCGTGGAGGCGTTCCGCAGCGCGCCGACGCCGAACGTCCTCGTGATCGAGATGCACGGGCCCCGCGCCAACCCGCTGGCGCAGCTCGACACCCTGGCGGAGGTCTGCGACCCGGGCACCAAGGTGGTGGTGGTGGGCCACGTCAACGACGTGCTGCTCTACCGGGAGTTCATCCGCCGCGGGGTCAGCGACTACCTGATCGCGCCGATCGACCCGGTCGGGGTGATCGCGGCGATCTCGGACCTGTTCACCGAGCCGGGGGCCGAGCCCCTCGGCCGCACCGTCGCGGTCGTCGGCGCGAAGGGCGGCGTGGGCGCCTCGACACTCGCCCACAATCTCGGCTGGTCCATCGCCCGCGACTACGCGACCTCGACGGTGATCGCCGACCTCGACGTGGCCTTCGGCACCGCGGGCCTGAACTTCAACCAGGATCCTCCCCAGGGCGTGGCCGAGGCGGTGTTCGCGCCCGAGCGCATCGACGCCAACTTCGTCGACCGCCTCCTGTCGAAATGCACCGACAACCTGAGCCTGCTCGCGGCCCCCGCCACGCTCGACCGGACGAACGATTTCGGCGAGGGCGCCTTCGACGGCCTCGTCGACATCCTGCGCGGCATGGTGCCCTGCATCGTCCTCGACGTGCCCCATGTCTGGACGGCCTGGAGCCGCAAGATGGTGATCGGGGCCGACGAGATCCTGATCGTCGCGGCCCCGGAACTGGCCTCCCTGCGCAACGCCCGCAACCTCGTCGACCTGCTGCGCCAGGCGCGCCCGAACGACCGGCCGCCGCGGCTCGTCCTGAACCAGGTCGGCATGCCCAAGCGGCCGGAGATCGCCGCGGCGGAATTCGCCAAGGCGCTCGACGTGACCGCCGCGGCGGTGGTGCCCTTCGACCCCGCCCTGTTCGGCGCCGCGGCCAATAACGGGCAGATGCTCGCCGAGGTGCAGGCGGGCAGCAAGGTCATCGACATCGTGACGGCACTGGCGGGCACGGTCACCGGGCGCGCCGAGGCCAAGAAGTCCCGCCCGACGCTCCTCGACCCCATCCTGTCGGCCCTGGCGCGGCGCAAGGCGTCCTGA
- a CDS encoding CpaD family pilus assembly protein, giving the protein MSLGACVSNRAATTGSIEPASVQARHPIALADAPRNLDVFVTGMGHVDPRQADDVDAFLLEFRRYGRGVLVIEVPRGGQAPGPAVARTAALLRERALARGVSARELVVAPYPVANASVAAPVRLSFQRMQAKVTSTCGLWPNDLGVSDPAVDVSNRTHWNHGCAYQSNFARQIADPVDLVRGRQEGRIDTISRTQDIESLRAGKDPSTTWKQDGQASVRSQVGQ; this is encoded by the coding sequence CTGTCGCTGGGCGCCTGCGTCTCCAACCGGGCCGCCACGACGGGATCGATCGAGCCGGCGTCGGTGCAGGCCCGACACCCGATCGCCCTCGCGGACGCGCCGCGCAACCTGGACGTCTTCGTCACCGGCATGGGGCACGTCGATCCCCGCCAGGCCGACGACGTCGACGCCTTCCTGCTGGAATTCCGCCGCTACGGCCGCGGCGTGCTGGTGATCGAGGTGCCCCGCGGCGGCCAGGCGCCCGGGCCGGCCGTCGCCCGCACGGCCGCGCTCCTGCGCGAGCGGGCGCTCGCCCGCGGGGTCTCGGCGCGGGAGCTCGTCGTCGCTCCCTACCCGGTCGCGAACGCGTCGGTCGCCGCTCCCGTGCGGCTGAGCTTCCAGCGCATGCAGGCGAAGGTGACCAGCACCTGCGGGCTGTGGCCGAACGATCTCGGCGTCAGCGACCCCGCCGTCGACGTGTCGAACCGGACCCACTGGAACCACGGCTGCGCCTACCAGTCGAACTTCGCCCGCCAGATCGCCGACCCGGTCGACCTCGTGCGCGGCCGCCAGGAAGGCCGCATCGACACGATCTCCCGCACCCAGGACATCGAGAGCCTGCGGGCCGGAAAGGATCCTTCAACCACTTGGAAGCAGGATGGCCAGGCCAGTGTGAGGTCGCAGGTCGGTCAGTGA
- a CDS encoding type II and III secretion system protein family protein, with the protein MTRSLSSRPLRALLSAGLLALPALLGGPARAEKAPAIAAPVLSIGPQEAEIARRIDLTQGRSLVIDLPRDAKEVFVANPKVANAVVRSTRKVFIIGVENGATSIFVMDAEGRQIASLDVTVGRDLNILRQTLATSLPSARFEVRPAGDSILLSGTVNSATEAQQALDIANAFVGIAGGTVTRGAVINNITIRGKDQVMLRVTVVEVSRTVLKQFGVSLSGSWSGLNLTNATQFALNGDRGLGNLIEGTINGGAGASLKATLKAFEQAGVSRILAEPTLTAISGESAKFTAGGEIAVPSGLSCTTANNCIPGITFKQYGVVLNFTPVVLSENRISIRVGTDVTEIDQQNAYSYNIGTTSTSVPGFTIRKSETTIELASGATIMTAGLIQQKNKAAVMGLPALMNLPVLGALFRSRDYQRDETELMIMVTPYIAKAMDPGEVKRPDDGFVDATDGQAILLGRFNRLYGVVGAAPLAPKAYRGKFGFITD; encoded by the coding sequence ATGACGAGATCCCTCTCCTCCCGGCCGCTGCGCGCGCTCCTGAGCGCCGGGCTCCTCGCCCTGCCCGCCCTGCTCGGCGGCCCGGCCCGGGCCGAGAAGGCCCCCGCCATCGCCGCGCCGGTCCTGTCGATCGGCCCGCAGGAGGCCGAGATCGCCCGGCGCATCGACCTGACCCAGGGCCGGTCCCTGGTGATCGACCTGCCGCGGGACGCCAAGGAGGTCTTCGTCGCGAACCCGAAGGTGGCCAACGCGGTGGTGCGCTCGACCCGCAAGGTCTTCATCATCGGCGTGGAGAACGGCGCCACCTCGATCTTCGTCATGGACGCGGAGGGGCGCCAGATCGCCTCCCTCGACGTGACGGTCGGCCGCGACCTCAACATCCTGCGCCAGACGCTGGCGACGAGCCTGCCCTCGGCCCGCTTCGAGGTCCGCCCGGCCGGCGATTCGATCCTTCTGTCCGGCACGGTGAACTCGGCCACCGAGGCGCAGCAGGCCCTCGACATCGCCAACGCCTTCGTGGGCATCGCCGGCGGCACGGTCACCCGCGGCGCGGTGATCAACAACATCACGATCCGCGGCAAGGACCAGGTGATGCTGCGCGTCACCGTCGTCGAAGTGTCGCGCACGGTGCTGAAGCAGTTCGGGGTCAGCCTGAGCGGCAGCTGGTCGGGGCTCAACCTGACGAACGCGACCCAGTTCGCCCTCAACGGCGATCGCGGCCTCGGCAACCTGATCGAGGGCACGATCAACGGCGGCGCGGGCGCCTCCCTCAAGGCCACCCTGAAGGCCTTCGAGCAGGCCGGCGTCTCGCGCATCCTCGCCGAGCCGACCCTGACGGCGATCTCGGGCGAATCCGCCAAGTTCACCGCCGGCGGCGAGATCGCGGTGCCCTCAGGCCTCAGCTGCACCACCGCCAACAACTGCATTCCCGGCATCACCTTCAAGCAGTACGGCGTGGTGCTGAACTTCACCCCCGTGGTGCTCTCGGAGAACCGCATCTCGATCCGCGTCGGGACCGACGTGACCGAGATCGATCAGCAGAACGCCTACAGCTACAACATCGGCACGACCTCGACCTCGGTCCCGGGCTTCACCATCCGCAAGTCCGAGACCACGATCGAACTCGCTTCGGGCGCGACGATCATGACGGCGGGCCTGATTCAGCAGAAGAACAAGGCCGCCGTGATGGGGCTGCCGGCGCTGATGAACCTGCCGGTCCTGGGCGCCCTGTTCCGCTCCCGCGACTATCAGCGCGACGAGACCGAGCTGATGATCATGGTCACCCCCTACATCGCCAAGGCGATGGATCCGGGCGAGGTCAAGCGGCCGGATGACGGCTTCGTCGACGCCACCGACGGGCAGGCCATCCTGCTCGGTCGCTTCAACCGCCTCTACGGAGTGGTCGGCGCCGCCCCGCTCGCGCCCAAGGCCTATCGCGGCAAGTTCGGCTTCATCACCGACTGA
- a CDS encoding A24 family peptidase, which produces MASMFLLVVFPFLMAYAAASDLLTMTIPNALSLALLAVFPVAALLLGLSWGEFGEHLAAGGITLAVTFALFCFGLIGGGDAKLAAATALWLGFEPLADYVLAASLAGGVLTLLILQARAYPLPRIAASWPWALRLHDTRTGVPYGIALAAAALVVCPSAPLWRALLGA; this is translated from the coding sequence ATGGCCAGCATGTTCCTCCTCGTCGTCTTCCCGTTCCTCATGGCCTACGCGGCCGCGAGCGACCTGCTGACGATGACGATCCCCAACGCCCTGTCGCTCGCGCTCCTCGCGGTGTTCCCGGTCGCGGCGCTGCTGCTCGGCCTGTCGTGGGGCGAGTTCGGGGAGCATCTCGCGGCGGGCGGCATCACCCTCGCGGTCACCTTCGCGCTGTTCTGCTTCGGGCTGATCGGCGGCGGCGACGCCAAGCTCGCCGCCGCCACCGCCCTCTGGCTCGGCTTCGAGCCGCTCGCCGATTACGTGCTGGCGGCCTCCCTGGCCGGTGGCGTCCTGACCCTGCTGATCCTGCAGGCGAGGGCCTATCCCCTGCCCCGGATCGCCGCCTCGTGGCCCTGGGCGCTGCGCCTCCATGACACCCGCACGGGCGTGCCCTACGGGATCGCGCTGGCGGCGGCGGCGCTCGTCGTCTGCCCGAGCGCCCCGCTCTGGCGCGCGCTGCTGGGGGCCTGA
- a CDS encoding Flp family type IVb pilin, whose protein sequence is MKTMLKRFAKDESGATAIEYGLLATLIAVALITAAQSVGSNLNSMFQKVAGNLK, encoded by the coding sequence ATGAAGACCATGCTCAAGCGTTTCGCCAAGGACGAGAGCGGCGCCACCGCCATCGAGTACGGCTTGCTCGCGACCCTGATCGCGGTGGCCCTGATCACGGCCGCCCAGTCGGTCGGGTCGAACCTGAACTCGATGTTCCAGAAGGTTGCCGGCAACCTGAAGTGA
- a CDS encoding pilus assembly protein N-terminal domain-containing protein has protein sequence MPVRPIRLLRAPLSAALVLAALLPAAAAGGAGDQATVVVSVDNAKIIRLPERTATVVVGNPIIADVSLQRNGLVILTGKSFGTTNLIALDGSGAMLAESFISVQAATTSVVTVQRGLERESYSCTPACQPAVQLGDAQRYFSEVSSQAGQRNTLATAK, from the coding sequence ATGCCTGTGCGCCCCATCCGCCTCCTGCGCGCCCCCCTCAGCGCCGCCCTCGTCCTCGCCGCGCTGCTCCCGGCCGCGGCGGCCGGCGGGGCGGGGGACCAGGCCACGGTGGTCGTCTCCGTCGACAACGCCAAGATCATCCGGCTGCCGGAGCGCACCGCGACCGTGGTGGTCGGCAACCCGATCATCGCGGACGTCTCGCTGCAGCGGAACGGGCTCGTCATCCTCACCGGCAAGAGCTTCGGCACCACGAACCTGATCGCGCTCGACGGCTCCGGCGCGATGCTGGCCGAATCCTTCATCAGCGTGCAGGCCGCCACCACCTCGGTGGTGACGGTGCAGCGCGGCCTGGAGCGGGAATCCTACTCCTGCACCCCGGCCTGCCAGCCGGCCGTCCAGCTCGGCGACGCGCAGCGATACTTCTCCGAGGTCAGCAGCCAGGCCGGCCAGCGCAACACCCTGGCGACCGCGAAATGA
- a CDS encoding TadE/TadG family type IV pilus assembly protein — protein MLRHSVLPILRRFARARRGATAVEFGLVAIPFISLLAAIMETAIAFFAGQLLDAAVTDTARAVYTGSFQSQATQSGALTPSQALDAFRTKLCANRVTIFDCSTVKVDIRTLEDTDSFGALKPVDSTTKTWTPGFGSHYGDTVGTPPGPGKIVLVQAAVPFPIFFSMINPATFGTNQRILQSTVAFRTEPYK, from the coding sequence ATGTTGCGTCACTCGGTTCTCCCGATCCTCCGCCGCTTCGCGCGGGCGCGCCGCGGCGCCACCGCGGTCGAGTTCGGGCTCGTGGCGATCCCCTTCATCAGCCTGCTGGCGGCGATCATGGAGACGGCGATCGCCTTCTTCGCCGGCCAGCTGCTGGACGCCGCGGTCACCGACACGGCGCGCGCCGTCTATACCGGGTCGTTCCAGTCCCAGGCGACGCAGTCGGGCGCGCTGACGCCGAGCCAAGCCCTCGACGCCTTCCGCACCAAGCTCTGCGCGAACCGCGTGACCATCTTCGACTGCTCGACCGTCAAGGTCGACATCCGCACGCTCGAGGACACGGACAGTTTCGGTGCGCTCAAGCCGGTCGATTCCACCACGAAGACCTGGACCCCCGGGTTCGGCAGCCATTACGGCGACACGGTCGGCACGCCGCCCGGGCCGGGCAAGATCGTGCTGGTCCAGGCGGCCGTGCCGTTCCCGATCTTCTTCAGCATGATCAACCCGGCGACGTTCGGGACGAACCAGCGCATCCTGCAATCCACGGTGGCCTTCCGGACGGAGCCCTACAAATGA
- a CDS encoding TadE/TadG family type IV pilus assembly protein produces MTPRPQVARRLRRFARDAEAVAAVEFALVLPLMLALYFGATEVTQFINNSRKVTLAARTMADLVSREQDQVSTSTLQLIVKAAKAVMQPYDASSATFTFKAIGVYDDAATQVKVCSGAQVSGSSDPGILSALPSTTPPVPPDAYKKLGARYIQVEVTMTYTPLLGSNFYNATRLTTLSETIPWPVRNGTQYSGNGPEVTLPNGNQAGSRCPATFAG; encoded by the coding sequence ATGACGCCCCGCCCGCAGGTCGCGCGCCGTCTGCGCCGCTTCGCCCGCGACGCGGAGGCGGTGGCGGCGGTGGAATTCGCCCTGGTCCTGCCGCTGATGCTCGCGCTGTATTTCGGGGCGACCGAGGTCACGCAGTTCATCAACAACAGCCGCAAGGTCACGCTCGCGGCCCGCACCATGGCGGACCTCGTCTCGCGCGAGCAGGATCAAGTCTCCACCAGCACGCTGCAGCTGATCGTGAAGGCCGCCAAGGCGGTGATGCAGCCCTACGACGCGTCGAGCGCGACCTTCACGTTCAAGGCGATCGGGGTCTACGACGACGCCGCGACCCAGGTGAAGGTCTGCTCGGGGGCTCAGGTCAGCGGCTCCTCCGATCCCGGGATCCTCTCGGCCCTGCCCTCGACGACTCCGCCGGTCCCGCCCGACGCCTACAAGAAGCTGGGCGCCCGCTACATCCAGGTCGAGGTCACCATGACCTACACGCCCCTGCTCGGCTCGAACTTCTACAACGCGACGCGGCTGACGACGCTGTCGGAGACGATCCCCTGGCCGGTGCGCAACGGGACGCAATATTCGGGGAACGGGCCGGAGGTGACGCTGCCGAACGGCAACCAGGCCGGCAGCCGCTGCCCCGCGACCTTCGCGGGCTGA